In Streptomyces canus, one DNA window encodes the following:
- a CDS encoding MFS transporter: MTSPLTTPADPSSTVRWTPRLWGTLLVLCAAMFLDALDVSMVGVALPSIGADLGLSTSTLQWIVSGYILGYGGLLLLGGRAADLLGRRQVFLVALGVFAVASLLGGLVDSGPLLIASRFIKGLSAAFTAPAGLSIITTTFPEGPLRNRALSIYTTCAATGFSMGLVLSGLLTEASWRLTMLLPAPIALIALVAGLKLLPRSAREKDHNGYDIPGAVLGTASMLLLVFTVVQAPESGWASARTLLSFLAVAVLLTVFVLVERRSPGPLVRLGVLRSGTQIRAQLGAMAFFGSYVGFQFLVTLYMQSLLGWSALHTALAFLPAGALVAVSSTKVGSIVDRFGTQRLIPAGFALMVVGYALFLGVDLDPGYAAAILPSMLLIGAACALVFPSLNIQATNGVEDHEQGMVSGLLNTSVQVGGAIFLAVVTAVVTAGAPENATPQAVLDSYRPGLVVVTAIAAAGLLITLTGLRTPRRPQRSVVVAKSTVREAERVTVRDEGDASDTVCPAELLAPPGTRL; this comes from the coding sequence ATGACCTCTCCGCTCACCACCCCCGCGGACCCTTCCTCAACGGTCCGCTGGACACCCAGGCTCTGGGGCACCCTGCTGGTGCTGTGCGCCGCGATGTTCCTGGACGCGCTGGACGTGTCGATGGTCGGCGTCGCGCTGCCGTCCATCGGCGCCGACCTGGGCCTTTCCACCTCCACACTGCAATGGATCGTCAGCGGCTACATCCTCGGCTACGGCGGTCTGCTGCTCCTGGGCGGCCGGGCCGCCGACCTGCTGGGCCGGCGCCAGGTCTTCCTGGTGGCCCTCGGCGTGTTCGCGGTCGCCTCACTGCTCGGGGGCCTCGTCGACTCGGGCCCGCTGCTGATCGCCAGCCGGTTCATCAAGGGCCTGAGCGCGGCCTTCACCGCGCCCGCGGGCCTGTCGATCATCACCACGACGTTCCCGGAGGGCCCGCTGCGCAACCGCGCGCTCTCCATCTACACCACCTGCGCCGCCACCGGCTTCTCCATGGGCCTGGTGCTGTCCGGCCTGCTCACCGAGGCCAGCTGGCGCCTGACCATGCTGCTGCCCGCGCCCATCGCCCTGATCGCGCTCGTCGCCGGCCTCAAGCTGCTGCCGCGCAGCGCCCGCGAGAAGGACCACAACGGCTACGACATCCCCGGCGCCGTTCTCGGCACCGCCTCGATGCTGCTGCTGGTCTTCACCGTCGTCCAGGCACCGGAGTCCGGCTGGGCCTCGGCCCGCACCCTGCTGTCCTTCCTCGCCGTGGCCGTACTGCTGACGGTGTTCGTCCTGGTCGAGCGGCGTTCGCCGGGCCCGCTGGTCCGGCTCGGCGTGCTGCGCTCCGGCACCCAGATCCGCGCCCAGCTGGGTGCCATGGCCTTCTTCGGCTCGTACGTGGGCTTCCAGTTCCTCGTGACCCTGTACATGCAGTCGCTGCTCGGCTGGTCGGCGCTGCACACCGCGCTCGCCTTCCTGCCCGCGGGCGCGCTGGTGGCGGTGTCCTCGACGAAGGTCGGCTCGATCGTCGACCGGTTCGGCACCCAGCGGCTGATCCCGGCCGGCTTCGCACTGATGGTCGTCGGATACGCACTGTTCCTGGGTGTCGACCTGGACCCCGGGTACGCCGCCGCGATCCTGCCGTCGATGCTGCTCATCGGAGCCGCCTGCGCTCTGGTCTTCCCGTCGCTCAACATCCAGGCCACCAACGGCGTCGAGGACCACGAGCAGGGCATGGTCTCCGGACTGCTCAACACCTCGGTCCAGGTCGGCGGTGCGATCTTCCTGGCCGTCGTGACCGCCGTGGTGACGGCGGGCGCCCCCGAGAACGCCACCCCGCAGGCCGTCCTCGACAGCTACCGCCCCGGCCTTGTCGTGGTCACGGCCATCGCCGCGGCCGGACTGCTGATCACCCTCACGGGACTGCGCACTCCGCGTCGCCCGCAGCGGTCCGTCGTGGTCGCCAAGTCCACTGTGCGGGAGGCGGAGCGCGTCACCGTACGCGACGAGGGGGACGCCTCCGACACCGTGTGCCCGGCCGAGCTGCTTGCTCCGCCGGGCACACGGCTGTGA
- a CDS encoding MarR family winged helix-turn-helix transcriptional regulator: protein MAAKKPERELAEQWRGILALHARTQCELDRALHQHGLCGSDFEVLDVLADGGCDYRVQEISERVHLSQSALSRLIARLEKDGLVERGMCAEDRRGVRVSLTSKGRALHGDALPVQRAVLTRMLEAS from the coding sequence ATGGCGGCGAAGAAGCCCGAGCGGGAGCTCGCGGAACAGTGGCGGGGCATCCTGGCGCTGCATGCGCGCACGCAGTGCGAACTGGACCGTGCTCTTCATCAACACGGCCTGTGCGGCAGCGACTTCGAGGTACTGGACGTCCTGGCCGACGGCGGCTGCGACTACCGCGTGCAGGAGATTTCCGAGCGGGTCCATCTGAGCCAGAGCGCGCTGTCGCGGCTGATCGCCCGGCTCGAGAAGGACGGGCTCGTCGAGCGCGGGATGTGCGCGGAGGACCGGCGGGGCGTGCGGGTGTCCCTCACATCGAAGGGACGCGCGTTGCACGGCGACGCCCTGCCGGTGCAACGCGCGGTCCTGACAAGGATGTTGGAGGCGTCCTAG
- a CDS encoding maleylpyruvate isomerase family mycothiol-dependent enzyme: METAEFISILNREGLLLASAAEQAGPDAKVPTCPDWQVRDLLKHTGTVHRWAAAFVAKGRSDRVPFPDRPDLDGGELLAWFREGHRLLVDTLGSADPGLECFQFLPAPSPLAFWARRQAHETAVHRFDAEAARGGTPGDLGRDFAADGIDELLRGFHARAKSRVRTDEPRVLRVRASETDGAVWTVRLTQEPPAAEYGDAGDADCEVSGPAARLYLALWNRLPFPRVTGDVSVAGLWREKSAVG; the protein is encoded by the coding sequence ATGGAGACTGCCGAATTCATCAGCATCCTGAACCGGGAAGGCCTGCTGCTCGCGTCGGCGGCCGAGCAGGCCGGACCGGACGCCAAGGTGCCGACCTGTCCGGACTGGCAGGTGCGGGACCTGTTGAAGCACACAGGGACAGTGCACCGTTGGGCGGCCGCGTTCGTGGCCAAAGGACGCTCCGACCGCGTCCCCTTCCCCGACCGACCCGACCTCGACGGTGGGGAGTTGCTCGCCTGGTTCCGCGAGGGACACCGCCTCCTGGTCGACACACTCGGCTCCGCCGACCCCGGCCTGGAGTGCTTCCAGTTCCTGCCGGCCCCGTCGCCGCTCGCGTTCTGGGCCCGGCGGCAGGCGCACGAGACGGCCGTGCACCGCTTCGACGCGGAGGCGGCCCGTGGCGGCACCCCCGGGGATCTCGGCCGGGACTTCGCGGCCGACGGCATCGACGAGTTGCTGCGCGGCTTCCACGCGCGCGCGAAGAGCAGGGTCCGCACCGACGAGCCCCGGGTGCTGCGAGTGCGGGCGAGCGAGACGGACGGCGCCGTGTGGACCGTACGACTGACGCAGGAACCGCCCGCGGCCGAGTACGGCGACGCGGGGGACGCCGACTGCGAGGTGTCCGGGCCCGCCGCACGGCTGTATCTGGCGCTGTGGAACCGGCTGCCGTTCCCGCGGGTGACCGGGGACGTGTCGGTCGCCGGCCTGTGGCGGGAGAAGTCCGCCGTGGGCTAG
- a CDS encoding LysR family transcriptional regulator yields the protein MRDRNTNGSEEPGQAFGAPLDLNLLRTFLTVYRTGSFTAAARLLGLSQPTVTTQIRTLERQLGRELFERRARGVTPAPYADELAARIVQPLDSLATVAGSAGGREDAPAEPVHLAGPAELLSRCVLPGLAPLVDQGVRLRITPGLTGPLLDDLRAGRHDLVIATFRPRGRTLTAVPLNDEEFVLVASPTWAQRLGAPASVVAVLHGVPLVAYADDLPIVRRYWRHVFGRRLVRQPAVTMPDLNAVKAAVAGGTGFTVLPRYLCVEELRSGTLVLLHDPEDPPLNTSFLVQRPGTSGNPHVALVRDHLLQAARDW from the coding sequence ATGAGGGATAGGAACACCAATGGCTCGGAGGAGCCGGGGCAGGCCTTCGGCGCCCCTCTGGACCTGAACCTGCTGCGGACGTTCCTGACGGTGTACCGCACCGGCTCCTTCACCGCCGCCGCCCGTCTGCTCGGCCTGTCCCAGCCCACGGTCACCACCCAGATCCGCACGCTGGAGCGGCAGTTGGGCCGCGAACTGTTCGAGCGCCGGGCGCGGGGCGTCACCCCGGCCCCCTACGCGGACGAGCTCGCCGCCAGGATCGTGCAGCCCCTGGACTCGCTCGCCACGGTGGCAGGGTCCGCCGGGGGCAGGGAGGACGCCCCGGCCGAGCCGGTGCATCTCGCCGGCCCGGCCGAGCTGCTGTCCCGGTGCGTCCTGCCCGGTCTCGCTCCCCTGGTGGACCAGGGGGTACGGCTGCGCATCACGCCGGGTCTGACCGGACCGCTCCTGGACGACCTGCGCGCAGGCCGCCACGACCTGGTGATCGCCACCTTCCGGCCGCGCGGCCGGACCCTCACGGCCGTGCCCCTCAACGACGAGGAGTTCGTGCTGGTGGCCTCTCCCACCTGGGCACAGCGGCTGGGCGCACCCGCGTCCGTCGTGGCCGTGCTGCACGGCGTCCCGCTCGTCGCCTATGCCGACGATCTGCCCATCGTGCGCCGCTACTGGCGGCATGTCTTCGGCCGACGTCTGGTCCGGCAGCCCGCGGTCACCATGCCGGACCTGAACGCGGTCAAGGCCGCGGTCGCCGGCGGCACCGGATTCACCGTGCTCCCCCGTTATCTGTGCGTAGAGGAGCTGCGGTCGGGGACACTGGTCCTGCTCCACGACCCCGAAGACCCGCCCCTCAACACGAGCTTCTTGGTCCAGCGGCCCGGCACCTCCGGCAACCCGCACGTGGCACTGGTCCGCGACCACCTGCTTCAGGCCGCCCGTGACTGGTGA
- a CDS encoding type 1 glutamine amidotransferase domain-containing protein, translating into MSKILFVMTGADHWTLADGTQHPTGFWAEEAVAPYEAFKAAGHEIVVATPGGVVPTVDKGSLAAEVNGGQENADRIAGVLASAAELQQPVRLEDVNLDDYAAVFYPGGHGPMEDLAVDADSGRLLTVALESGKPLGVVCHAPAALLAATKADGSNAFAGRRIAAFTNAEETQAGFADKAKWLLQDRLTEAGVQVDVAEPWAPHVIVDGNLVTGQNPASSAPLAVELLKKLG; encoded by the coding sequence ATGTCGAAGATTCTCTTTGTGATGACCGGTGCCGACCACTGGACCCTGGCCGACGGCACCCAGCACCCCACCGGCTTCTGGGCCGAGGAGGCCGTCGCCCCCTACGAGGCCTTCAAGGCCGCCGGACACGAGATTGTCGTGGCCACCCCGGGCGGTGTCGTGCCGACCGTGGACAAGGGCAGCCTCGCGGCCGAGGTCAACGGCGGCCAGGAGAACGCCGACCGCATCGCCGGGGTGCTCGCCTCGGCCGCCGAACTCCAGCAGCCGGTACGCCTTGAGGACGTGAACCTCGACGACTACGCGGCAGTCTTCTACCCCGGCGGCCACGGGCCCATGGAGGACCTCGCGGTCGACGCGGACTCGGGCCGCCTGCTCACCGTCGCCCTGGAGAGCGGCAAGCCCCTCGGTGTCGTCTGCCATGCCCCCGCCGCCCTGCTCGCGGCGACGAAGGCCGATGGCTCCAACGCGTTCGCCGGGCGCCGGATTGCCGCCTTCACCAACGCCGAGGAGACCCAGGCGGGCTTCGCCGACAAGGCCAAGTGGCTGCTCCAGGACCGGCTCACCGAGGCCGGCGTCCAGGTCGACGTGGCCGAGCCCTGGGCTCCGCATGTGATCGTCGACGGCAACCTGGTGACCGGGCAGAACCCGGCGTCCTCCGCGCCCCTCGCCGTCGAACTGCTGAAGAAACTGGGCTGA
- a CDS encoding TetR/AcrR family transcriptional regulator: protein MDVARMDGNGGGRLTSASAVESGSARRRRRSRLTPEREAELYTSVLDLLREVGYDSLTMDAVAARTRCSKATLYRQWAGKPQLVAEALRHEKPATLAGIDTGSLRGDFTAVVAQMDGLRMEQDTALMRGVLQAAHAHPDLLAALRELLVVPELSSLEALLGQAVERGEVPADTAALSYVSYALLGSVIAHQLLEDKSADPAFVGAYIDAVVLPSLGV from the coding sequence TTGGATGTGGCGCGCATGGACGGCAACGGCGGCGGACGTTTGACCTCGGCAAGCGCGGTGGAATCGGGCTCCGCCCGGCGCCGACGGCGCAGCCGTCTGACGCCGGAGCGCGAGGCTGAGCTGTACACGAGCGTCCTCGACCTGCTCCGGGAGGTCGGCTACGACAGTCTCACCATGGACGCCGTAGCCGCCCGGACCCGGTGCAGCAAAGCCACCCTCTATCGCCAGTGGGCAGGAAAGCCGCAGCTGGTCGCCGAGGCGCTGCGCCATGAGAAGCCCGCCACCCTCGCCGGCATCGACACCGGGTCCCTGCGCGGCGACTTCACCGCGGTGGTGGCCCAGATGGACGGCCTGCGGATGGAGCAGGACACCGCCCTGATGCGGGGTGTCCTCCAGGCCGCCCACGCCCACCCCGATCTCCTCGCGGCACTGCGTGAACTGCTCGTCGTTCCCGAACTGAGCAGTCTCGAGGCGCTGTTGGGACAGGCCGTCGAGCGCGGCGAGGTCCCCGCGGACACCGCCGCCCTGTCCTACGTCTCCTACGCGCTGCTGGGCAGCGTGATCGCCCACCAGCTGCTGGAGGACAAGTCGGCCGACCCGGCCTTCGTCGGGGCCTACATCGACGCCGTGGTGCTGCCCTCTCTCGGAGTGTGA
- a CDS encoding MFS transporter, translating into MRTRIAVPDNTLTRLRIALTVFFALDGFVFAGWVVRIPAIKEQTGASASALGLALLGVSAGAVITMMLTGRLCRRYGTHRVTVVCAVLLSLSVALPPLTHSAVALGAVLLLFGAAYGSINVAFNSAAVDLVGALRRPIMPSFHAAFSLGGMLGAGLGGLVAGALSPTRHLFGLTVIGLLVTAVAGRTLLRIPAPTPSPDAPRQTSAPRRHGTRTRGLVVTFGLIALCTAYGEGALADWSALHLEHDLDATPGVAAVGYSCFALAMTIGRLTGTRLLERLGQTRTLVGGGTTAALGMLLGALAPSVWAALLGFMITGLGLANLFPVAVERAGRLAGPDGVAIASTLGYGGMLLGPPAIGFMADWFSLPAALTSVAALAATAAVIALLTRRAAG; encoded by the coding sequence ATGCGAACGCGCATCGCCGTGCCGGACAACACCCTCACCCGACTCCGTATCGCCCTCACCGTCTTCTTCGCCCTCGACGGCTTCGTCTTCGCCGGGTGGGTCGTGCGCATCCCCGCGATCAAGGAACAGACCGGCGCCTCCGCCAGCGCCCTCGGCCTCGCCCTCCTCGGCGTCTCGGCCGGTGCGGTGATCACCATGATGCTCACCGGCCGCCTCTGCCGCCGTTACGGCACCCACCGGGTCACCGTCGTCTGCGCCGTCCTGCTCTCCCTCAGCGTCGCGCTGCCGCCACTCACCCACTCCGCGGTGGCACTGGGCGCCGTACTCCTGCTCTTCGGCGCCGCGTACGGCAGCATCAACGTCGCGTTCAACAGCGCCGCCGTCGATCTCGTGGGCGCCCTGCGGCGGCCCATCATGCCCAGCTTCCACGCCGCCTTCAGCCTGGGCGGCATGCTCGGTGCCGGGCTCGGCGGGCTGGTCGCCGGAGCCCTCTCCCCCACACGGCACCTGTTCGGCCTCACCGTGATCGGTCTGCTCGTCACCGCGGTCGCGGGCCGGACCCTGCTGCGCATCCCGGCCCCGACACCCTCGCCGGATGCGCCCCGGCAGACGTCCGCGCCCCGTCGCCATGGCACCCGCACCCGCGGTCTCGTCGTCACCTTCGGCCTGATCGCCCTGTGCACGGCCTACGGCGAGGGCGCGCTGGCCGACTGGAGCGCCCTGCATCTGGAGCACGACCTGGACGCCACGCCCGGCGTCGCCGCGGTCGGTTACTCGTGCTTCGCGCTCGCCATGACCATCGGCAGGCTGACCGGCACCAGGCTGCTCGAACGACTCGGCCAGACCCGCACGCTCGTAGGCGGCGGCACCACGGCCGCGCTCGGCATGCTGCTCGGCGCCCTCGCCCCCTCCGTCTGGGCCGCACTGCTCGGCTTCATGATCACCGGGCTCGGTCTCGCCAACCTCTTCCCCGTCGCCGTCGAGCGCGCGGGCAGGCTGGCCGGGCCCGACGGGGTGGCCATCGCCTCCACCCTCGGCTACGGCGGCATGCTCCTCGGCCCGCCCGCGATCGGCTTCATGGCCGACTGGTTCTCCCTCCCCGCCGCCCTCACCAGCGTTGCGGCCCTCGCCGCCACCGCCGCGGTCATCGCCCTGCTGACCCGACGCGCGGCGGGCTGA
- a CDS encoding helix-turn-helix domain-containing protein, which yields MSGARGVMAGAGPVEVARLGGLWRVTRPWHPGLRPYLRSYVGYWEAVATPYEARLVPTGRATLLISLAEPFSQVRRLGVPDAGSGTIGSLVVGLEDRPAICTHPGGQEAIRVEFTPLGAYRLLGIPMSELTNLAVGIRDVLGPEAGVLVERMAATPDWAARFDLLDAALLVRLEYGPQPTPEVGRAWQLLAGSAGAIPIARIAAEVGWSQGYLTRRFTQQIGLTPKASARVLRFRHAVALLGRGATSLTEISTACGFYDQAHLNREFRAIAGTTPGQMVAARRVEGAMALTTSANLSKTASTAGL from the coding sequence GTGTCTGGCGCACGTGGTGTCATGGCCGGGGCGGGTCCGGTCGAGGTCGCGCGGCTCGGTGGGCTGTGGCGGGTGACCCGGCCCTGGCATCCGGGGTTGCGGCCGTACTTACGCAGTTACGTCGGCTACTGGGAAGCGGTGGCCACACCGTACGAGGCACGGTTGGTGCCGACGGGGCGCGCGACCCTGTTGATCAGTCTCGCGGAGCCGTTCTCGCAGGTGCGGCGGCTGGGCGTGCCGGACGCGGGCAGCGGGACCATCGGGTCGCTGGTGGTGGGGCTGGAGGACCGGCCCGCGATCTGTACGCATCCCGGCGGCCAGGAGGCGATCCGGGTGGAGTTCACACCACTGGGTGCGTACCGGCTGCTCGGCATACCGATGAGCGAGTTGACGAACCTGGCCGTCGGGATACGGGACGTTCTGGGGCCCGAAGCCGGGGTGTTGGTGGAGCGGATGGCAGCAACTCCTGACTGGGCCGCCAGGTTCGACCTGCTGGACGCGGCGCTGCTCGTCCGACTCGAGTACGGCCCGCAGCCCACGCCCGAGGTGGGACGCGCCTGGCAATTGCTCGCCGGCAGCGCGGGGGCGATCCCGATCGCCCGTATCGCCGCCGAAGTGGGCTGGAGCCAGGGATACTTGACTCGCCGGTTCACCCAGCAGATCGGACTCACTCCCAAGGCGTCCGCCCGGGTGCTGCGCTTCCGGCACGCCGTGGCGTTGCTCGGTCGCGGGGCCACGAGTCTGACCGAGATCTCCACGGCCTGCGGCTTCTACGATCAGGCGCACCTCAACCGCGAGTTCCGGGCCATCGCCGGGACCACACCCGGACAGATGGTGGCCGCGCGACGCGTGGAGGGGGCGATGGCTCTCACCACGAGTGCAAATTTGTCCAAGACCGCGTCGACTGCGGGCCTATAG
- a CDS encoding ATP-binding cassette domain-containing protein, which yields MTTTHEDTLTSSTEARDDTPVVELRATGKSYGNIRALHGVSLKVHPSQVTCVLGDNGAGKSTLIKIISGLHQHTEGEFLVDNTPVRFSTPREALDKGIATVYQDLAVVPLMPVWRNFFLGSEMTKGPWPIRRLDIEQMKKTADHELREMGIVLDDLEQPIGTLSGGQRQCVAIARAVYFGARVLILDEPTAALGVKQSGVVLKYVAAARDRGLGVIFITHNPHHAYMVGDHFSVLRLGTMELSAARDRITLEELTNHMAGGAELAALKHELSQVRGVDTEALPEEDDLTPPTTTETSSP from the coding sequence ATGACAACGACCCACGAGGACACCCTCACCAGCAGCACGGAAGCCCGGGACGACACCCCGGTCGTCGAGCTGAGAGCCACCGGCAAGTCCTACGGCAACATCCGTGCCCTGCACGGGGTCAGCCTGAAGGTGCACCCCAGCCAGGTCACCTGCGTGCTGGGCGACAACGGCGCCGGCAAGTCCACCCTCATCAAAATCATCTCCGGCCTGCACCAGCACACCGAGGGCGAGTTCCTCGTCGACAACACCCCGGTACGCTTCTCCACCCCCCGCGAGGCCCTCGACAAGGGCATCGCCACCGTCTACCAGGACCTCGCCGTGGTCCCCCTGATGCCGGTATGGCGCAACTTCTTCCTCGGCTCCGAGATGACCAAGGGCCCCTGGCCGATCCGCCGCCTGGACATCGAGCAGATGAAGAAGACCGCCGACCACGAACTGCGCGAGATGGGCATCGTCCTCGACGACCTCGAACAGCCCATCGGCACCCTCTCCGGCGGCCAGCGCCAGTGCGTGGCCATCGCCCGCGCCGTCTACTTCGGCGCCCGCGTCCTCATCCTCGACGAGCCCACCGCCGCGCTGGGTGTCAAGCAGTCCGGCGTGGTGCTCAAGTACGTGGCCGCCGCCCGCGACCGCGGCCTGGGCGTCATCTTCATCACCCACAACCCCCACCACGCCTACATGGTCGGCGACCACTTCAGCGTGCTGCGCCTGGGCACCATGGAACTGTCCGCCGCCCGCGACCGGATCACCCTCGAAGAACTCACCAACCACATGGCCGGCGGCGCCGAACTCGCCGCACTCAAACACGAGTTGAGCCAGGTCCGCGGCGTCGACACCGAAGCCCTCCCCGAAGAGGACGACCTCACCCCACCCACCACCACCGAAACCTCGTCGCCCTGA
- a CDS encoding ABC transporter permease, whose protein sequence is MGMTQHAEPAVSSPPASGPGKVKDGRTSERPLALRLLARPEVGVFLGAVAVWVFFLIAAPPVRDGSSMANILYQSSTIGIMALPVALLMIGGEFDLSAGVAVITSALTASMFAFQLTLNVWAGVVVALLVSLAIGFLNGWLVVRTGLPSFLITLGTFLILQGVNLAVTKLVTGNVATDDISTMDGFDQAKKVFGSSFDVGGVQIKITIVYWLVFAAIATWVLLRTKYGNWIFAVGGNKDSARAVGVPVTFTKISLFMLVGFAAWFVGMHNLFSFNTVQSGEGVGQELIYISAAVIGGCLLTGGAGSAIGPVFGAFMFGMVQQGIVYANWNPDWFKAFLGVMLLGAVLINLWVSRTATRR, encoded by the coding sequence ATGGGTATGACCCAGCACGCCGAGCCGGCGGTGTCGTCACCGCCGGCCTCCGGCCCGGGCAAGGTCAAGGACGGCCGGACCTCGGAACGACCGCTCGCGTTGCGTCTGTTGGCGCGTCCCGAGGTCGGGGTGTTCCTGGGTGCGGTGGCGGTGTGGGTGTTCTTCCTGATCGCCGCGCCGCCGGTGCGGGACGGCAGTTCGATGGCGAACATCCTGTATCAGTCGTCGACGATCGGGATCATGGCGTTGCCGGTGGCGCTGTTGATGATCGGCGGGGAGTTCGACCTGTCGGCGGGTGTCGCGGTGATCACGTCGGCGCTGACGGCGAGCATGTTCGCCTTCCAGCTGACGTTGAACGTGTGGGCGGGCGTCGTGGTGGCGCTGCTGGTGTCGCTGGCGATCGGGTTCCTCAACGGCTGGCTGGTGGTCAGGACCGGTCTGCCCAGCTTCCTGATCACGCTGGGCACGTTCTTGATCCTTCAGGGCGTCAACCTGGCGGTGACCAAGCTGGTGACCGGGAATGTCGCCACCGACGACATCAGCACCATGGACGGCTTCGACCAGGCCAAGAAGGTCTTCGGGAGCTCGTTCGACGTCGGTGGCGTCCAGATCAAGATCACGATTGTGTACTGGCTGGTGTTCGCCGCGATCGCCACCTGGGTGCTGCTGCGCACCAAGTACGGCAACTGGATCTTCGCGGTGGGCGGCAACAAGGACTCCGCGCGGGCGGTGGGCGTGCCGGTCACCTTCACGAAGATCAGCCTGTTCATGCTGGTGGGCTTCGCCGCCTGGTTCGTCGGCATGCACAACCTGTTCTCCTTCAACACCGTGCAGTCCGGCGAGGGCGTCGGCCAGGAACTGATCTACATCTCCGCGGCGGTGATCGGCGGCTGTCTGCTGACCGGCGGCGCGGGCTCCGCGATCGGCCCGGTCTTCGGCGCGTTCATGTTCGGCATGGTCCAGCAGGGCATCGTCTACGCCAACTGGAACCCGGACTGGTTCAAGGCCTTCCTCGGCGTGATGCTGCTCGGCGCCGTCCTGATCAATCTGTGGGTCAGCCGCACCGCGACCCGGAGGTAA
- a CDS encoding substrate-binding domain-containing protein, giving the protein MHRNHRAAALAATVLAGTLLAAGCSSSSGGKQSEDNSADGASAGKASTPRMTIAMITHAEPGDTFWDIVRKGAQAAAAKDNIKLVYSADPSAGAQANLVQNAIDQKVDGIALTAAKPDAMKAVVAKAEKAGIPVTGFNSGLDDWKQLGMLEYFGQDENIAGQAFGERLNTLGAKHALCVVQSQGQVALESRCAGLAKGFKGKTDKIYVTGTDMPSVKSTITAKLQQDSSIDQVVTLGAPFALTAVQSIKDAGSKAEVATFDLNKDLVAAVQNGSVEFAVDQQPYLQGYLAVDALWLYKNNGNASGGGTAPVLTGPAFITKDNADTVAAFAAKGTR; this is encoded by the coding sequence ATGCACAGAAACCACCGAGCCGCCGCCCTGGCCGCGACCGTCCTGGCGGGCACCCTGCTCGCCGCCGGCTGTTCCAGCAGCTCCGGCGGCAAACAGTCCGAGGACAACAGCGCGGACGGCGCCTCCGCGGGCAAGGCGAGCACCCCCAGGATGACCATCGCCATGATCACCCACGCCGAGCCCGGCGACACCTTCTGGGACATCGTCCGCAAGGGCGCCCAGGCCGCCGCGGCCAAGGACAACATCAAGCTCGTCTACTCGGCCGACCCCAGCGCCGGCGCCCAGGCCAACCTCGTCCAGAACGCCATCGACCAGAAGGTCGACGGCATCGCCCTGACCGCCGCCAAACCCGACGCCATGAAGGCCGTCGTCGCCAAGGCCGAGAAGGCCGGCATCCCCGTCACCGGCTTCAACTCCGGCCTGGACGACTGGAAGCAACTGGGCATGCTGGAGTACTTCGGCCAGGACGAGAACATCGCCGGCCAGGCCTTCGGCGAACGCCTCAACACCCTCGGCGCCAAGCACGCCCTGTGCGTCGTCCAGTCCCAGGGCCAGGTCGCCCTGGAATCCCGCTGCGCAGGCCTCGCCAAGGGCTTCAAGGGGAAGACCGACAAGATCTATGTCACCGGCACCGACATGCCGTCCGTGAAGTCCACCATCACGGCCAAACTCCAGCAGGACTCCAGCATCGACCAGGTGGTGACCCTCGGCGCCCCCTTCGCCCTCACCGCCGTCCAGTCCATCAAGGACGCGGGCAGCAAGGCCGAGGTCGCCACGTTCGACCTCAACAAGGACCTCGTCGCCGCCGTCCAGAACGGCTCCGTCGAGTTCGCCGTCGACCAGCAGCCCTACCTCCAGGGCTACCTCGCCGTCGACGCCCTGTGGCTCTACAAGAACAACGGCAACGCCAGCGGCGGCGGAACAGCTCCGGTACTGACCGGCCCCGCCTTCATCACCAAGGACAACGCCGACACCGTGGCTGCGTTCGCCGCGAAGGGCACCAGGTGA